Below is a window of Myroides profundi DNA.
TTATGAGGCGAAGACAATACCTTAGTCAGCGCTTCCTTACTGTTCACACTATCTGTAGGAGCATAAAACTCTGCTAAAAGCAAATAATGCTCTAAACGATTTTTTTCACTCTTACTAGTCTTGATTTGTTCATTTATTTCTCTGAAGTAACCTTCTTCATCTAAAGGTAATAGCTGCTGACCATAACTAAAAGAAATGAATAAAGTAAAGGAAACAAGTAGATAAAGATTTTTCAACATAGAATCATGTATTAAAGTACAAATATCACAATAAAAACACATTCATCATTTACTATTCAAAAATTAATGGTAAACCATTAGAAACAGATTCATGGTATTCTGTGATTGTCATAAAAAGCCAATCTACTGATATTTGTAACTCACATATAAAACAAAACAAAAAACATGAAAAACTCAAAATTAAAAACTGCTTTTTTAAGTGTATTAGCCGTTTTAACATTAGGCTTAGCTACTACAGCTTGTAGTAGTGATGATAATAGCACTGACAGTCCAGCTTTAGAAAAGAATACTTACAAAGTCACAGTATCCTTAACTAATGTTGGTGAGAATGATTTTGTTTCTCTAACTTATGCAGGAGGAACACTTAGCGGAAAGACAGATGTATGGAAAGTAAACGGTAAAGTTAGAACAGGTGAGTCTGCTATTAGTCTAGCGAAGAACGACTTCGGTGCTGGTACTAAAACGTATGTAATCGAAACTACTGAGCCTATCAACGCTTTTGCTAATAGTGTACAAATTATTAACTATGGAGAGAGTTTACCAATCAACTATAAAATAGAAAAAGGAGGAAAAGTATTGGTTAATGAAGAACTAACTTTATCAGGAGATGGTAAAGACTTCTCTAAACAATACGCTTTCTAACACATTCTTATTACTTTCTCAAGTATTGTTTAGTTACTAGAACATCTTTATTATTAGTTGTCTAAGATGTTTACATGAGATGTTTGTTAACGATTACCCACTATAAGTGTTAGTACCTATAGTGGGTAATTTTATGTTTAAAAAGGTACTATATACTAATAAATCAACCCCACAATTCCTTTATTCATATCTATCTAACTCCTTATTACCATAAACTAATAAGCTATCATAAGGATTGCCGGTTAACCCTAATAACTGTGCAAAAGCAGGCTCCGTTTTTATCCCTGCTTTTTTCAGCTTTATTACTTCTTGCTTGAAGCTATCACCTTTCTCGTTTAAGATGGCATATTCAATGAGCATATGTCTATAACCATTTTGTTCTTCTATAGGTCTAGGTTGAGCGAACAACTCTACCGGAAATTCTTCTAACGTAAAGTTGACTACTACAGTAGGTATACCTCCTATCTCCGCTTCTGTCAAAGTATAGTCTTCTATAAACGAAAACGAAAGTTGTACGGTTTGTATAAACTCCTCTTTATTCTGATAACAACAAGCAATATCTAAATCACTCCCTTCAACGGCAATATCTATCGGAAAAGTACCGATTAATACTGGATCAAACTTACGTAACTTATCCATTACTAATCCTTGTTCTAGTACCTCAGCTATTCGCTGTTGTACCTTGTTTCCTTCTCGTAGATAACTCAGCTCTTTAAAATTAATATCACTCATTTTTCTATCTGTTATTTAATGTGCACTCATTTTAGAGAATACATTGATTACAACTACCCCCGCTATAATCAATCCCAGCCCTAATACAGCAGGTACATCTGGTTTTTGGTTATACAGTACTATCGCTATCAAAGTTACTAAAACGATACCTACTCCTGACCATATCGCATACGCTATCCCTACGGGAATAGTGCGAAGAGTCTGACTTAAACAATAAAATGCAGCCGCATACATCAATACTGTCAATACACTAGCTCCTAATTTAGAAAATTGTTCTGATGCTTTTAAAGCACTAGTACCTATTACTTCACACACAATAGCTACTGCTAAAAAGATAAAATTCTTCATATATCATTTATTTACGCCACAAAAATAGCCCTCAACAGAGGGCTACTTTTTTGATATATGTCAAATTCTTCTGATTCTGCTCAGTGTTTCTTGGGAGATCCCTAGATAAGATGCGATATTTCCTAAAGGAATTCTATTCACATCACTCCCTAGATCTTTTAATAATCTGTGGTATCGCTCTGTAGCAGACATGGTCTGTAGTTGAAAAGCTCTATCTTCTAACTGTAAACAATAATCTTCTGTAGAGCGTCTTAAAATCAAGTTCAACTCAGGATATTCTTTAAAAAAGCGAAATATAACTTGGTTTGGAATCGCATGTACCACACAGTCTTCCATACATTGTATAAACTCAAGAGAAGCCTTGCTCTTATACATCTGATAAGTAGATCCCATGATCGTTTGTTCAAAAGCAAACCATACATCTATCTCTTGATCATTATGCATATAGAATCCACGCACAAAGCCTTCTTCTAAAACATAAAGACTACCTGACAGTTGTCCTTTTTTTAGTAAGTACTCCCCTTTTCTCTTATAAAATATCTGAGTATTTTTCTCCAAAGCCTCTTTACACATTGGTGATAAATACCCATATTGCTCGAATAATCTAATTAACATATTCATAGCGTTCCTTCGTTATAGCCTTTTATTTCTTAAGTCTAATATACCAAAAATTTGGCACACCTTCATCTAAAAATGTATCGACTACTTTAAAACCTACTTTTTCTAACACATGTCTAGAGCCGTCATTCCCTACTTCAGAACTAGCATGTATTGGTAATGTTGTCAAATATTTGTCTGCATATACTAAGCATGCTTCTGCAGCCTCAGTAGCATATCCCTTACCCCATGCCTCGTAGATAAAGCGGTATCCTAAATCTAAGTATTCTGCCACTCCACTAGGTCCGTCTTTTAAATACTTAAATCCTGTCCACCCGATAAAAGTATTCGTTTCTTTCTCTATCACAGCCCATCTTCCGATGCCGAAGTCTTCGTATTGCTGACGAATAAATCTGATTACACCTAGCGCCTCTTCTTTAGTCCCTATCGGTTTCTTACCTAAGAACTCTAACACTCGGATATCTCCGTCTAAAGCCAATATTCCCTCTACATCTCCTTCTTCTAAAGGGCGAATTATCACTCTATCAGTCTCTATTATTTCTTTCATTTTCTTCTTTCTTTAATTGATTCATTACGAAGGTTACGCGTTCATCTACTGTCCCTTTAGGTACCTCTATTAGATTATAACCATATCGTTGATACGTTGTTTTCATTGTCTCATAAGTTGCCCTAGCTACCTCCATATCCTGTTTGCGCTCTTTGTCTTGCGTATATATTTCTTCCCATGGAGGTAAGATAAAGACAGTTGGCATATAGGGAAGACTGGAGGCGATACTATGCTGTGCCTCACTTATATCTAATCCTTCTAATACGGCATAGCCTATGCTATCGAGTATCCCTCTGTCCCATAATATAACCTCATCCGTTATACAATGTTCATAATCATAAATAGACTGAGACAACATCGCTTCACAAAATAATTGTTTATTCTCCCAAGGCAGTACATCACTACCCAAAGCTTGTTCGCGCTGGATAATAGCCCTCCCCACTTCAGGCATTACGGTATATCCTTGAACTTCTAAGGCATGAAGTAACGTCGTTTTTCCGCTACCTGGGCCTCCTGTAAATATATAGAATCGTGGTATGTTCATGTATATAATATGGTATTACTCACTCTTATTGATAACCTCAACAAGAGCAAAACTGTTTTTACTGATACTTGTATTCTTAGGAAAAACGAAAAGCAATCACTGTAGTAGTACCTACACACTTTTCTAAAAATGAAGTCATTAAGATAGAAGATAACCTTAATGTAGTAAGGCAAATTTACTCAAAATATCCTAATCCAAAAAAAACAAACACATTACCACCTCACTATGGATATAGATTTACACTCCACATCCTATTTACTTTACACTATAATATACGCTATATATAGACTCAACTATAGGCACGGATTATACTCTATTATCTCATATATATAATCCGTGTCATACTTACTTCCTTGCTACGATAGCATATACTAAAGGAGCTTTATCCCCAAAAGGTTTAATCTGATACTTCTTAGGTGCTATCTCTACCACCTGATTAAAACAAGGGTAAGGAGAATAGTTATGTTCTTCGAAGGTATTTATTTGCAATTGATTATTAACCAATCCCTGCACAACATCAGCGATACTGTGATTCCAACTTACACTACCAAACTCAGCATCAGCAGTCTTATCTGCGTAGGTACCTGTCTCTGTCTCTACGATAGGCTCTATATTAAAATAAGAGTACTCTATCTTAGTAAAATCGTAGTCATACATCCAAATTAAAGGATGAAACTCTACAAAAACAAACTTACCTCCTGGTTTGACAAACTTAGAAACTACCTCAGCCCATTTATTCATATCTGGTAACCAACCTATCACTCCATAACTGGTATATACGATATCAAACTGCTCTTCTAACACCTCTGGTAATTTATACACATCACTACAAATAAATCGAGCATCTAGTCCTAACTGTTGAGCTAGTTCACTCCCCTTTTCTACAGCTTTATCAGACAGATCTACACCTGTTACATCTGCTCCCATTCTAGCTAACGAAAGCGTATCTTGTCCAAAGTGACATTGTAAATGAAGAATCTTCTTCCCTCTAACATCTCCTAACAAGTTTAACTCTATCTCATTTAGAGAAGTCTCCCCTGCCAAAAAATCTTTCATATTATAGAACTCAGAATCTACGTGCAAAGCCACCTTCTCATTCCAAGTTTTTTTATTGATCTCTATATAGTTATTATTTGTATCCATGATCAGTTTACTCTTTCTATTTTAAGAAAGCTAAAAATAATAATTCCAATTTACAAATCATCTACTGAGATGGTGTATTTTAAGGATATACAGAGACCATTAGTATAATTTTAGAATTACAACTCTTTTTTTATTACATCAACAGCATTATTTATAGAGTTTTTCCCTTCAAAATACTTTGTTTTAATTTCTTCAAACTTCTTATCATCCTTAATTGTGTCCTTTAATGTAGAACACAGAAAATCGTAGTTTGTAAAATCAGTCTTTGTCATAAGAATATTTCTTAACCAACTCCACATCTGTTTATCTCCGATTTCTTTTCGTATCGCCTCAAATAACAAAGGTGCATAGGAATACACATACAGCTCCCTATCTAAATACTCTTCTTGAGACTTTATTTTACCAAACGGAATAACAACCTCTTTAAACTTATCTAATGCTTCTATCTTTCTAGATACTATCCCTTTATAAACATCCTTACCTAAAACATCCTTAGTTAATTGCCAAGATAGATATTCTGCAAATCCTTCACTCATCATATCTCCTAACTCTGCATTAAACACCTTATAGGTCCCAAAATAATAATGCCCTAACTCATGCGCAATAAAAGGTCTAAACCAATTCTGTATCTTAGGGTTAAAAATACTTTTCAATCCATTATCTCCCCAACCAATAGTATATATACTAGGATAAGCTACAAACATCCAAGCATCATTCTTAGAAGTAGGTGTAGTATTTATAAATACCGTTTCTTGTTCAAATGGAATACCGATATTAGTAGTATAATATTTTTTAAATGATTCTATCAAATGGCCGAATTCTTTTATTTGACTTTCAGCAATATCGGGATTTAATAAATAGGTATTATCAACTTTTAAATATTTATAATCTCCACTAAAAATAGCTAATTCTTGAGGCACATCACTTTTAAATCGATGAGCTTGGCCATTCACAGGTATATTTCCATTAACATAAAGCGTAGTACAGTCCTTACATATTAATTCAATATCATATTTTACCCTATCATAAACCACATCCTTATCTATATCATATAAAACAGGATACCAACCAGATTGATTCCCGTCTGCTCTAACAGAATAATTATTAAAAGCTATATTCCCTCTCCAATCCTCTCTACTATAATTCTCAATAGTATCAGTAGCTACAGGAAATTTACCTACATATCTTATCTGCAAAGATTTAGGTAGAAACTTGCCACTCTTAGTATTATCTGCAAAATAGTAAGCTAATGTTTCCCCTGTTGAAGTTGAATCTGTAACTGATTTATCTGCATAAATTAAAAAGTCATTTGGTTCCTTACTTCTAAAGTGTAAAGGATTCATGCCTGAGTTTAAACGAATATAATAGTTCTTTAACTGCGGAATATCTGATAAAGTCAAGTCACATTCAAAGGTTCCCTCTTTAATAGAAATATTAACTTTTCCCGTGATTAAAGGTGCATTTTCTTGAGCAAACAAATACATTGATGTAAGGAATATCAGTACTAGCAAATATGCTTTTTTCATAATATAGTATAGGTATGTTTAGTAAGTTACAAGATAATAAAAAACACCCCCTTAATAATCAAAAAGTTATACTATTAATCAAACAAATAGCTTACTCTAAAGAATTATAAGGTCTGAATAACATAATTAAACCTATAGTTCATTATAAGCACACATTCAATAGTTCTAGTATTATTCTATTTTTCTAAACACATCCTGACACATCTTCATGACTATTTCTCTATACAATTCTATCCTACTACAATAGAATCACAAAAGCTAATTCAAGAACAATAGCTGGATAATAAAAGGAGCATCCTTCGACTAACCATCTCTTTCCTCCACCATTCTCTAGGTATTGTCCATGAATTGTCCAAGGATTTTGCTACATGCCTCGTATTTACTAGGGTTAAAGCAGGTATGAGTAAAGTACAAAAAACAGCTAAAAACAAACAAAATAATGATAATCAACAACTTAACACAAAACACCATGCAAAAAAAATGATAGCTTTTTTTAAAATATTGGTCGTATAAAGGTCAAAATAACTGCTTTAACTAAAAAAAGAAGGGTAAAAAAAGCTATTTACCATTAAAAAACAGTAAAAAGAAGAGAGAAAACAAAAAAAGTACAGGTAGTTTTCTCGAATAGATACTATAACAAAAAGACGCAGTTCTGTGGTGAACTACGTCTCTATCTATATTTATTTTTGATAATATTTCTTTTGCCAATACAAGCTTAATCTCACTAGAGCAATTAAAACAGGTACTTCTACCAAAGGTCCTATCACTCCCACAAATGCTTGGGGAGAATGTATTCCAAAGACTGCAATAGCAATGGCAATAGCTAATTCAAAGTTGTTTCCAGAAGCAGTGAAAGCGATAGCAGCATTGTGATCATAAGGTAATTTCATACGATAGTTCAGCCAAAAACTGATGACAAACATCAATACAAAATAAATGACTAAAGGAATACCTACTTGTATCACTTCCATCGGTAATTCTACAACTTGCTGTCCTTTAAAAGAGAACATCAACAGTATCGTAAACAATAAAGCATACAAGGTAAAAGGTGATATACGTGGAATAAACCTGTGATTATACCACTGCTCTCCTTTGTATTTCACCAAGTATTTTCGACTTAAGAAGCCTGCTAAAAATGGAATTCCTAAGTAAATCAAGACACTCTGTATCACTTCACTTATCTCTATATGTACATCATAAGCAGCCAAACCTAATTTGGCAGGTAGTACATTAATAAAAAGCCATACATATACACTGTAAAAAAGTACTTGAAATACACTATTCAGAGCTACTAACATAGCAGCATATTCTTTATTTCCTTTTGCCAAATCATTCCAAACCAAAACCATCGCTATACATCTAGCCAATCCGATTAGAATCACTCCTATCATATAGTCAGGTTGATCCCTCAAGAAAATAATAGCCAACACAAACATAAGAACAGGGCCAATCACCCAATTCAGTAGTAAGGATGAAGTCAATGCCTTTTTATCTTCAAACACTTTTGGTAATAAGTTATAATCCACCTTAGCTAATGGAGGATACATCATCACAATCAACCCTATCGCTAGAGGGATATTCGTACTCCCAATAGACACCGATGCCATAAGATCTTGAATGCGGGGAAAGAAATAACCGACGCCAACACCTAATATCATGGCCAAAAATATCCAAAGGGTAAGGTAGCGATCTAAAAATTTCATCCTTTTATTTCTCATCCGAACAACAACCGCTACTAGGTGAACAACAAGATTCTACTTTTAAAGAAGACAGAGCTACTTTAGGTTTAGATACAGGTATACCACATGCATCTTCTGCTAAACACGCTGTCAAGGTATTTTGTAATACAAAGTGCTTATTAGTTGTATCAAAACCAAGATTATACTTACCTATAGTAGCCTGTTGGTATTCTACCTCTACTTCAGCATCTTGAATCTGTAATAAACGCTCAGACAAATTAATAATCTGCAATAGCTTCTCAGCTTTCAGTTGATGATCGTAATCATCTGCTAACCACAACTGGAAACTCACTTTCTGCTCTTTTCGTACAGTACCTCCACAGTCAATAAAGTTTTTATCAATCTGACCTACTTCTGTAATATGAAAATGCGAGGGCACACTATTACCGTCTTCTAATTTAAATACCACGTCTTGCATGGTTGCTAACACTTGTTTTACTTCTGATAATTTCATATTTCTAAATTTTAATACTCATTAATATATCGTAATATTACGATACGTTAGTTTAAAAAAATGCCTTAGCAGCATTCGTTGTTTTGAATAGATTGTGCAAAGAATAACCCAAATTCTTGAGCAAATTCATTCCATACATTATCATCTATACAATAACAGACAGACTTCCCTTCTATACTTCCCTTAATAAGACCACTGTTTTTTAACTCTTTCAGATGTTGAGATATAGTTGCTTGTGCAAGACCTAATTCTTCTACTAAGTCATTACAGATACAGGCTTTCTGATTAATGATGTATTGAAGAATAGCTAATCTAGCTGGATGCGCTAATACTTTAAACATACTCGCTAATCGATTCTTTTTCTCGCTAAACAATTCTGCTTTTGTAATTCCCATAATCTGTCCATTTAATACATCGCAATATTACGATACATTATTGAAATAACAAAGAAAATGAGGGATAATTACACGAATGATATAAGGTAGAGACGCAATACTTTGCGTCTAACACCCAGTATGGTCGCCAACATTTTTTATAGATCATTATAGAATTTATCTTGTTCCCAAGTTATTGGGTTCATTATAATATAATTAGCAATCTTTATATAAGATTCAGCGGTTCGTATAATATGATCATGATATCTTGGTTGCCAGAAAAAAGGAATATTTAGTCTGTAAGCTTCTTTTTTAACTCCTACTTTAAATCCTCTTACTATAGAGCCTAAACTGCTAGAAGTAACTTTACATTCTTTTTTTAGTGCACAGTTGTTATCAAATGTGTTGATGTTGTTGATATGTAGAATACCATGTATATGATTAGGCATTATAATAAAGGTATCAAGAATAACATAAGGATGATAAATAGGAATATCATTCCAACATCTTAGGACGCTTTGTCCTAATGAGTTTAAGATTGTTTCTCCTTGTAGAATTGTTCCAAAGTAATTAATTCTATTTTTCGTACATATCGTAATAAAATAAGTACCATTATTACTGTAATCCCACCATTGAGCCCTATTAGAAGGGCTTCTATATATTTTATTGTTTTTATCCATTATCTTTTTAGGTTTAATTTATGTCTACAAAAAGCATTCCTATTACTATGGAATTTATTTAAATACAGGGTTTTTAGACACAATACTCACCTCTACAGAACAAGTTGATGGACATACTATACGGTAGACGCAATGTATTGCGTCTCTACAGAACATTACTTATATACACACTACACGTTAGATACAATGTATTGTACCTCTCTACAGAAGTTGATGGACATACTATACAGTAGACGCAATGTATTGCGTCTCTACAGAACATTACTTATATACACACTACACGTTAGACACAACGTATTGTGCCTCTACAGAACATTCTTTGTCATATAAAATTCATTAACCAATGAATATAAAAACAAAAAGAGGATGTTCTATAAAGAACACCCTCCACTTAAACAATTAAAAGTACTTATTACTACTAATAAGCTTTATCTATATCAGTTACTCTGATCAATTTCTCATTGACGAATTCATGGATACCGTATTTCGCTTGTTCTCTACCATACCCTGACTTCTTCGTACCACCAAAAGGTAATTCTGGTGAGATACCTGTCACATGGTTGATATACACCATTCCGGTAGCAATCTGACGAGCGACCTTCACTCCTCTTTCTTTATTCTCTGTGAATACACTACCGCCTAATCCATAATCTGTATCATTAGCTAATGCGATAGCCTCTGCCTCGTTCTCTACTTCATAAATCATGAATACAGGACCGAAGATTTCTTCGCTATAGGCATCCATCCCTTTTTTGATACCTGTTAGAATAGTTGGTTCCATAAACCATCCCTCTCTGCCTAGTTTATTCCCGCCATAGACTAACTTAGCGCCTTGTTCTACAGCTTTCTTCACTTGTTTTAATACATCTTCTCTAGCTTTCTCACTACTTAGAGGTGCTAACTGAGTATCAGCTGACATAGGATCCCCTACTTTTGTTTGCTTTACTTGTTCAGTTACTCCCTCAATAAACGCCTTAGCTAATTTCTTATCTACTATAAGACGTTTAGGCGATACACATACTTGACCAGCATTCCATAGTCGACCTTCTACAGCACCCTTAATTGCTTTCTTAAGATCTGCATCATCTAGTACGACGAAAGCATCACTACCTCCTAACTCTAGTGTCGTTTTCTTAATATATTTACCTGCTGCGGCAGCTACACTTGATCCTGCTGGCTCACTTCCTGTAAATGCTACAGCTTTCACTCTAGGATCACCGATAATTGCTTCTATAGATGTTCCTGGTACAAATAGATTAGTGTATACCCCATCAGGTAGACCACATTCTTTAAAAATCACCTCCATAATCTCTGCACACTGAGGAATATTAGAAGCATGTTTTAACACCATCGTATTCCCTGCCATAAGATTAGGAGCAGCAGAACGAGTAATCTGATAGAATGGGAAGTTCCATGGCTGTACACTAAGAATAGTACCTATGGGTTCTTTACTGATAAATGCTTCTCCATGAGGCGTTTTTATCTTTTCATCTGCTAATAAGGTTTCTGCATTAGTAGCATAGAAGTCAAAGATATCCGCACATAATAGCACTTCTCCTATTCCTTCACTGTGTAGTTTACCCATCTCACGAGTGATTAAAGCTCCTAGCTCTTCCTTACGTGCTCTGAAAGTTTCTGCTACTTTATGAATAATAGCTGCTCTTTCTTTTATCGTAGTCTTGCCCCATGTCAGAAAGGTCTTATCCGCTTTAGCTAAGATTCTATCTATTTCTTCAGGTGACATCACTGGATATACTTTTTCTTCTTTTCCCGTAGTTGGGTTGATTGTCTTAATACTTGATTTTATCTGTGTACTCATAATTATATTTTTTTAAGTCCCTACTAATTTACTTAATTGAAAATGAAACACTTAAAAACTTATGTTAAATCCCTATGAGTGAAGAAAATATAACAAATACGAGTCTGAATAACACAAGGATCTCATAAGAACAAGATCTATTGTACTATAAAAAACAATAGTACGAGTCTATTGTTTTTCATATTTGGCTATGCAACACTGTTGCAAAGACATAGTCTATGTTTTATCATCTCATCTCTTTCTACTATATTTGCCTTATGAAACAATTCAACAACATATTAAACTTATTTCTTTCGTTAGTTTTTCTAGCGATAAGTTTCTATCCTTGTGCGGATAGTTATGTTGATTTGAATATTACTCAAAGTACAGAATCTATACACTTAACTTCTTTACAACAGGCTGACTCTGATATAGACCACTTAGATGTGTGCTCTCCATTGTGTAGTTGTTCTTGTTGTGCAGTTTCTTTAACTGTGGCAGAAGTCATTAATGTAATAGACCTTTCTTCTGTAAAACACAACCACAAAATCCCTTCATATCACAAAGATGCTGTGATTAGAATGGAGTACCCTATTTGGCAACCACCTAAGATAGTTGCTTAATACCCTTTTAACTTTTTATTTCTATCTATTCATTGAGCTATAATATTGTTCAATGAACCTTTAGAGCTACTTATTTCTGTAGGCATATTCTAACAGAGAACAAGATTGTAGTTATCCTATACAGGCTTATAGAATCATAAAGTTAACTCTTGTTATGGCGCGTTACTTAGCCCATACAACACATCACAAATCATTTTTAAGACTATTACTACTATGTTAGATAAAATCATACATTTTAGTATCCGCAACAAGTTTATTATTGGACTATTTGTTCTAGGGTTAATCACGCTTGGGACTTATTCTCTACTTAATTTACCAATGGATACTCAACCTGATATAACCAATAATCAAGTTCAAATTATCACTAGTTCTCCTACACTAGCAACACAAGAAGTGGAACAATTCATCACCTATCCTATCGAGCAGGCTGTAAAGCCTATTCCTAATATAAAGGAACTTCGCTCTATCAGTAGGTTTGGACTAAGTGTGATCACTGTAGTATTTACAGAAGATACAGATATATACTGGGCTCGTAATCAAATATCAGAAAAACTAAAAACTGCTGAAGAAGTCATTCCTAAAGGAGTAGGAACACCGGAGCTAGCTCCTGTGAGTACAGGACTAGGCGAAATATACCAATATGTAGTCTACCCTAAAGATGGCTATGAAGAAAGATACAATAGTATGGATCTACGTACTATACAAGACTGGATTATCAAACCGCAACTGGTAGGTGTAAAAGGAGTGGCTGAAGTAAACACCCTAGGAGGTCAATTAAAGCAATACGAAATAGCAGTAAAACCTGACTTGCTTAACAGTATGAACACCTCTATCCTTGAGATATTTAACGCACTAGAAGCCAATAACGAGAATACTGGAGGGGCTTATATTGACAAAAAACCTTATGCTTACTTCATCCGAAGTGTAGGAATGGTAAAAAGCATAGAAGACATAGAGCGAATCGTAGTGAAGTCTAACAACGGTACTCCTGTATTAGTACGCGATGTAGCAGAAGTACGCATCGGGAGCAGTATTCGATATGGTGCTGTGACTAAAGATGGAAAAGGTGAAGATGTGAGTGGTATGGTGATGATGCTGAAAGATGCCAATACACAAGAAGTGGTCAAAGCGGTAAAAGAAAGAATCACTCAAATAGAAAAAACACTGCCTGAAGGGGTAGCAATAGAACCTTTTATAGATAGAACTAAATTAATCGACAAAACAGTTAGTACCATTCAAACTAACCTTATCGAAGGTGCTCTGATTGTCGTATTTGTACTAGTATTGCTTTTAGGAAACTGGAGAGCAGGCCTAATCGTTGCTTCTGTAATACCTCTAGCCTTATTATTCGCTATCTCTATGATGAAGTTATTCGGTGTAAGTGGTAACTTAATGAGTTTAGGAGCGATTGATTTCGGATTAATAGTCGATGGAGCTGTTATTATTGTAGAAGCCATAGTACATCGACTCCATGCAGGTAAAAAT
It encodes the following:
- a CDS encoding DUF4269 domain-containing protein, whose translation is MSDINFKELSYLREGNKVQQRIAEVLEQGLVMDKLRKFDPVLIGTFPIDIAVEGSDLDIACCYQNKEEFIQTVQLSFSFIEDYTLTEAEIGGIPTVVVNFTLEEFPVELFAQPRPIEEQNGYRHMLIEYAILNEKGDSFKQEVIKLKKAGIKTEPAFAQLLGLTGNPYDSLLVYGNKELDRYE
- a CDS encoding DMT family transporter, which produces MKNFIFLAVAIVCEVIGTSALKASEQFSKLGASVLTVLMYAAAFYCLSQTLRTIPVGIAYAIWSGVGIVLVTLIAIVLYNQKPDVPAVLGLGLIIAGVVVINVFSKMSAH
- a CDS encoding Crp/Fnr family transcriptional regulator, which codes for MNMLIRLFEQYGYLSPMCKEALEKNTQIFYKRKGEYLLKKGQLSGSLYVLEEGFVRGFYMHNDQEIDVWFAFEQTIMGSTYQMYKSKASLEFIQCMEDCVVHAIPNQVIFRFFKEYPELNLILRRSTEDYCLQLEDRAFQLQTMSATERYHRLLKDLGSDVNRIPLGNIASYLGISQETLSRIRRI
- a CDS encoding GNAT family N-acetyltransferase, producing MKEIIETDRVIIRPLEEGDVEGILALDGDIRVLEFLGKKPIGTKEEALGVIRFIRQQYEDFGIGRWAVIEKETNTFIGWTGFKYLKDGPSGVAEYLDLGYRFIYEAWGKGYATEAAEACLVYADKYLTTLPIHASSEVGNDGSRHVLEKVGFKVVDTFLDEGVPNFWYIRLKK
- a CDS encoding AAA family ATPase, with product MNIPRFYIFTGGPGSGKTTLLHALEVQGYTVMPEVGRAIIQREQALGSDVLPWENKQLFCEAMLSQSIYDYEHCITDEVILWDRGILDSIGYAVLEGLDISEAQHSIASSLPYMPTVFILPPWEEIYTQDKERKQDMEVARATYETMKTTYQRYGYNLIEVPKGTVDERVTFVMNQLKKEENERNNRD
- a CDS encoding class I SAM-dependent methyltransferase, with the translated sequence MDTNNNYIEINKKTWNEKVALHVDSEFYNMKDFLAGETSLNEIELNLLGDVRGKKILHLQCHFGQDTLSLARMGADVTGVDLSDKAVEKGSELAQQLGLDARFICSDVYKLPEVLEEQFDIVYTSYGVIGWLPDMNKWAEVVSKFVKPGGKFVFVEFHPLIWMYDYDFTKIEYSYFNIEPIVETETGTYADKTADAEFGSVSWNHSIADVVQGLVNNQLQINTFEEHNYSPYPCFNQVVEIAPKKYQIKPFGDKAPLVYAIVARK
- the arsB gene encoding ACR3 family arsenite efflux transporter, with the translated sequence MKFLDRYLTLWIFLAMILGVGVGYFFPRIQDLMASVSIGSTNIPLAIGLIVMMYPPLAKVDYNLLPKVFEDKKALTSSLLLNWVIGPVLMFVLAIIFLRDQPDYMIGVILIGLARCIAMVLVWNDLAKGNKEYAAMLVALNSVFQVLFYSVYVWLFINVLPAKLGLAAYDVHIEISEVIQSVLIYLGIPFLAGFLSRKYLVKYKGEQWYNHRFIPRISPFTLYALLFTILLMFSFKGQQVVELPMEVIQVGIPLVIYFVLMFVISFWLNYRMKLPYDHNAAIAFTASGNNFELAIAIAIAVFGIHSPQAFVGVIGPLVEVPVLIALVRLSLYWQKKYYQK
- a CDS encoding DUF6428 family protein, translated to MKLSEVKQVLATMQDVVFKLEDGNSVPSHFHITEVGQIDKNFIDCGGTVRKEQKVSFQLWLADDYDHQLKAEKLLQIINLSERLLQIQDAEVEVEYQQATIGKYNLGFDTTNKHFVLQNTLTACLAEDACGIPVSKPKVALSSLKVESCCSPSSGCCSDEK
- a CDS encoding ArsR/SmtB family transcription factor encodes the protein MGITKAELFSEKKNRLASMFKVLAHPARLAILQYIINQKACICNDLVEELGLAQATISQHLKELKNSGLIKGSIEGKSVCYCIDDNVWNEFAQEFGLFFAQSIQNNECC
- a CDS encoding transposase produces the protein MDKNNKIYRSPSNRAQWWDYSNNGTYFITICTKNRINYFGTILQGETILNSLGQSVLRCWNDIPIYHPYVILDTFIIMPNHIHGILHINNINTFDNNCALKKECKVTSSSLGSIVRGFKVGVKKEAYRLNIPFFWQPRYHDHIIRTAESYIKIANYIIMNPITWEQDKFYNDL